The Vanrija pseudolonga chromosome 1, complete sequence genomic sequence CGTGACGTAGACGTGGATCcggagcgccggcgcgcggacggtatgctgcgcgccgcgggaCACCTCGCGCAGGATCTTCTCCTCCCATGCTtgtgcgtcgtcgacgagcgcggccagcGTCGGGATGAGCGGGCGCGCGGTGCCCTCTGCGCGGACTGTCCAGACCAGGTCGAtggtgcgcgccgcgatcgcgccggtacggctgcgctcgacgaggtcgtgcgcCATGCCCATTGCATAGGAGAGACCTGAGCCGCCGGCGAACAGCACGATAGACGTAAAGCTCGCCGGAAGGGTGTTGCCCGGCCCGCCGTACGGCCCCTCGATGAGGATGCCCACGTCGTGCTTGTACGTCCCGACGTCCGACTTGTCCTCACTGTCGCCTGTCTGTGcaagcgcgcgcagctccttTGTCcagtcgcccgccgcggcacagaggaggacgaggccggccgtgtcgggcgccgaggcgataGTGAACGGGTGCGAGTGGAGGAAGTtgcgcacgccgagggccggCACACGCACGCGGACATGCTGGCCTGCGCGCCACCCCGTCGTGATGTGTGGCATGGAGACGAGAGTCATCTGGCAGTCCttcagcgcgacgaggtagGCCTTGGTATAGCGCATCTTGAAGAGCGAGATGAGGATCGAGAGCCCGTACAGCGCGATCGCGGACGCGACCCATGGCATGGCGCCGGCAACGTGCAAGCCGACCATGACAAGCGACAgaatgccgacgacgtggaAGAACTTGAAGAGCCCGTGCCACCGCTTGCGGAACCACGGGAGGGACGTGAAGAACATGAGCAGCATGGCGAGCCACGCCACGTAGCCCGTGATGCCGGAGTGGCTCGACGAGTTCTTGATGAACGTGCCGTCCATGATCCACTTGTGGACGAAGAGCAGCGAGTGGACCGAGGCGATGAGGACAGTGACGCGCCCGACCCACTTGTGCATGACCTTGATGCGCTCGTAGCCCTTGCCGATGGCCAAGCCGACGAGGTTAccacgcacgccgagcgcgacggcgacggggatgAAGGCGGTGCATACCAGCCCGGTGCGGTTCAAGTCCCAGCCAGTCCAGTTCTTGGCGGCCGTCGGAACGGACAGGTCGGAGCGGTAGATGCAGATGACGAGCGAGATGGCGCCGAACGCGACCATGAGCCACAGctgcccgagcccgacgcggcTCTggaacggcgacggcaggAGCTTGGACAGGGGGGCATAGTATCCGAGGTTGTGGAAGCGGGGCTGCAGACGCGCGGGGGGCTTGGCGTCGGGGTATGGCTCGGTCGTGgcgatggcgcgcgcgccgtgcgccgtcggcgcagcgctcTTCAGCCGCCACCCGCGGAACAGGTCGCCGCcggacgacggcagcgcAGGGGTTGGCGGCAGCTCGCGGTCAAACTCGATCCAGGCctccgacgtcgtcgactgggcgtgcgccggccgccgcttGCGCACGATGCGGTATTGAGGCAGCGAGGCGTACAGGCGTATGCTGAAGCGCGGGAACTCGAGCACCATCAGCCCGGCCACGAGGAGGACCGAGGCCGCAATGCCCCagttgacgacgacgactggagGTGTTGTCAGTGGGTGTTGTTGGTGGCGtaaggcaaggcaaggcacgacacggcggcgtgccaCACCGCCtggcacggcacgcacgacgcCCGCCAACCAGCTCACTCACTCGTCAACTTGTCCTGCAGCTTCTCGTGCACATGCCATGCCTTGATGCCTTCTGGTGGGAGgatcttgccgtcgaggacggggCCGGCGATGTGGACCATGGCGGCGTGggagggtgggtgtggttgaggtggtgcgggggtggtggtcgtgtcgagtcgagtggtgtggtggtgaaCGAGTGTGGTGGATTGCGTGAACGAGTGTGAAGGTGattgcgacgacgacgagctgatGTACCCCCCTTCAGCCCAAGGCACACGCAGAGAACAATGACAATAAGCTGCAGAACATGACTCTTGCCCCGTCAGTGATGATGCTATATACTTAGATTCGCGTACATTGTTTGTCGCGAACCAGAACTGGTGCCCAAGACGCCaagtgctcggcgcgctcctcgccctgggCGCAGCGGCCTGCTGCACGCTCGCAGGCGCCGTACGTTGGGCCCAGGCGGGACATTGCCTGCGTTGTCTCGGGCTGCTTGTCGTTGACTGCGCTGGGTAGGTGGATTCCAATGCCGGGTCAAGTAGTCAGTAGTGCATACTTGAAGCACGCATCCTCTTCGGTGGCTGCAATGCCTGGCCGCCCTCCCTGAGCGCGCTCCAAAGCACATGTCTCAGCCTGATACTTGCTGACCGGCCTCCGATGCCGTCTGAAGGGATGATACCAGTGCTCAGGTACGCGCGTGTTGCCGTTATCGGCCAGGTAGTCGCCGCATGAGATATGACGCCAGTGCTAGTGGACCTGTATCCTGCTGGCTGTCAGATGGTCAGTGACTCGGTACCTAGACCTGCCGAGCTGCCTGTACACTGTAtcagtgctgctgctgctgcctcttGACATGTTAGCAAGACGGGTAGACTCTTGTTCCTGTTCCCTGTGTCGGTGGGTTCGGGGGCGAGTCGGGCCGCACTATGAGGGGATCTGCTCTGCTCTATACCTCCGACAGCGGGACTTTGGATGGGCGAGTGTGAGAGTCATTGTGCATTGTGCATGGTGCATTGCGCTTGCATTGTGGGAATTGCAAGGACACGCCTTGGGTGCGCGGCGACCAcgctccttgtcctcgaggcgcgaggGTGCGTGCGAGGTGAACAGCGTGTCCTCGACGTTGTTtgtcctcgcctcgccgccatcgatGCAGCAGCTattgttgtcgtcgcgctcgtcttcgcgccccccccccccccccccccagaTCCCATTCTTACACAAGCAAGCTCAAGCGAGCAAGCATCGTGCAGCCACCACTCCGacggcagcagcatgcatgcatgtactccctccagcagcagcagcatcctGTACAGCCTAGCCAGACCTGGTCGGCCCGTTTCGAATCCGACCCGAGTAGCACCGGCAGCATCCCAGCATGCCTGCCCACactccgccaccgccgttcCATCCGACACGCTCTTATCACCAAGTTGATCCATCTCGCCCTGGAACACGTTCCATCCGAAGATGAGCGAGCCGCATCCCGTGGCCTGCCGTAACGTGGCGTTGGGAGGCAGTTGAAACAGGTTAACACAGGGTGGTGCATGGCCGaacagcagcaggagcaTTACACATGCCCGagttggcgccggcggtacTGGCTCGTGAAGGTGGGCATGGCTACTTATactgagcgagcgagcacacgGAAAAACAACCCTCcctcgccagcagcagcagcgggaaGCCCCTTGTACATCTGTTCGACGTCGTGCTGCGGGACTCGGATACACTGGACTGTTTCACTACGACGCGACACGGCGACTGCACTCACTGCTGtggcttgtcgtcgtcccgTGTCCGCCGGAATCCTGACGTCGCGTCGCGGCTGTCGCCATTCCATTGCAAGTGACGTCTTGGCCCGGAATGGCACGTCGCTCGTCATGTGGGATTATTGCTGGGCCACTGCAATgtgctgcggccgccgcctgggtCGTGCGTGGCGGCCGAGAGGTCACGACCTTGAGCCCGCTGGCAGGCCGCCTTGGGCTCTTGGCTTTTGTCTAAGACAATCTGTCATTCTACAAATCATGCCGGCCGATGGACAGATACCCTTATcgctctccctccctcgtTCGCACGTTGATCCACTGCCGCTGCACACGTTGGCCGcaccctcgctgcgctcggtTCGGTCCTCGTCACACTGTCACTTCTCTGCATAGTAATTACAAACAACCATTACCAATCATCAATGCTGCTCCCACACCATGGGCCTCTCGGCGTTGatggcctcgggctcgatccgctgctgctcccttAGATGGGCCACTCCATCTTCTGCGAGAGGTTCTGCTGGACGGCCTTGACCTGCGTGTAGGCCTCGATACCGTACGTGCCGAGCTCACGGCCGATACCCGACTGCTTGAAGCCACCGAAGGGCACACCGGCGTGCAGGAGCGCGTACTGGTTGCACCAGACtgtgccggcgtcgagggcgcgcgaGACGCGGGTCATCTGGCGGGCGTCGTTGGTGaagacggcagcggcgagacCGTACGTCGTGTtgttggcgagctcgagagcctcctcctcggtcttgAACGAGGCAGCGACAATGACGGGGCCGAagatctcctcgtcgacaacctTCATGCCGTGcttgacgtcggcgaggatggtggGCTCGACCCAGAAACCGCCGTTCGACTGGGGCCACTTCTGGCCGCCAgtcacgacgcgcgcgccctgCTCCTTGCCGCTCTCAATGTACGAGATGACCTTGTCGCGCTGGCCGGCGCTGATGAGGGGGCCGAAGGACGTCTTCTCGTCCGAGGGCTGGCCGATGGCGcaggcctcggcgcgcttcttgagcgcggcgaggaacTTGTCGTAGACGGCCTCCTGGACGTAGAcacgcgacgaggcgcagcagTCCTGGCCCGAGTTGAACCAGATGCCCATGGCGGTCcagtcggcggcctcctcgacgtcggcagaGTCAAAGATGAGCATGGGCGACTTGCCACCAAGCTCGAGGGTGACCTTCTTGAGGTTggactcggcggcagcgatcGAGATGCGGCGGCCGGTAATGACCGAGCCAGTGAAGGCGACCTTGTCAATGTCGAGGTGACGCGAGATGGCGtcgccggtggtggcgccgagaCCGGGGACAGTGTTGAGCACACCGGGAGGGAAgccggcctccttggcgtaGTCACAGAGAAGGAGAGCGGTGAGGGGGGTGAGCTCGGAGGGCTTCATGACGATCGtgcagccagcagcgacggcaggGGCGACCTTCCAGGCCCACATGAGGAGGGGGTAGTTCCAGGGGATGCTGGCGGCGTGTCAGAGTTGCAACGGCTATAGGCATTGGCCAACTCACATCTGACCACACACGCCGATGGGCTGGTGGAGGGTGTAGACAAACTTCTCCGAGCCGAAGGTGTCAATGGTCTGGCCGAAGACCTTGTCGGCGAGACCAGCGTAGTAGCGGAAGCAGGCGACAgtgtcggcgacgtcggcctcgctgaAGGAGTCAGCTTGGGCACCGAGTCACCTTGCGCAGCTAACTCACCGAGCAATGCGCACACCCTTGCCCGAgttgagcgactcgagggcACCAATCTTCTCGGCATCGCGctcgatgaggtcggcgagcttgaagAGGACTGCGGGGCGTCAGCGTGGGGCTTCGGGATGGTGTTCGGGAGGAGGCGATAGGAAGGTAGGGGAAGCTGGGAAGCCATCGCTGGTGACTGCTCGACATCACACGCGTCCCCAGCACATCTGGCCAGTGCGAGCCGTGGTCCGAGCACCTGCACAAGCTGGATGCTCGTGGGCGTCGATCACGATCACTGCGAcgcagccgccggcagccATTCGCTGGCCCTCGACCGCCACTGGTGTGTGGTTTCacacgccagcgccgagctcgagatcTATGACAGGAAACTCCAGACCCCACCGCACCGCTCGGCGAGACCTCCACGCCCTCAACTCACCAGCAGCGCGCTCAGTGCCGGCGACGTTTCCGCCCCAGGTGGTCTTGAAGGCCTTGCGggcggccttgacggcgaggtcgacgtcctccttgGAGGCGTGGGCGACGCTGATGAGCTTCTCGCCGGTCGCGGGGTTGACAGTATCGAAGGTCTCGCCCTTGACTGGGTCGACCCACTCGTTGTTGCTGcgtggggtgtgagcggctGGGGAGCTTCAAGGTGAGCACAGCAACTTACATGAAAAGGCCGGTGGGGATCTTGACCTTGCCCTGTCCGGGGATGTCGATCTCCTGGTGAGTAGGCATTGTTGGTGGAGTAGGTGTGGTTGTTTtgggaggggaggagaggGTGATGATGGAGAGAGAGGAAGAGATGGGCCGCGGGTAATAAggagcggcggtggggagCTGGGGTGCGAGCGAGAGTTACCGGTGGTCACGACGTGTTAtcacccagcagcagcggcacagtggggtggggtgcataccggggcggggcggttGTCAAGACCCGAAGCGCCTACCCCAGGTGACCTCTGAGCCGCCTCCTCAGCCCTCCTGGCGCTAGAGGAGCCCAGCCGGTCGCTTGTGCGCAGGAGATGCACCAGCTACTCCGCTGCATGCTGACAAGCGCACCAGGCTGGCACTCCACACTCCACAAGGCTGCTGGAGTGAGTATCTGGTGAGTGACGTCGAGTGAGTAGTGCCCCGCCCGGAGCGACTCCAAAGTAATGCCTGAATGTTTGCCCGGGTGGATTATCCTGGCTGGCGGTTgttggctggggcggggggcgacgacgaggcgttgACCGAGGCGtctctgctcgctcgctggctcgctcggcgtctCCCGGCCAACAACATCACATGCCGGGAATGTGCGTACGGGGCCCGCAGGTGCTGCGAGCATTCCTGAAGATGCGCGCGGCCAGCCCGATAGTGGCTTGGAATGCAGAACCCTGGACGAGTTGTCGTGAATGGTAGCCAGCCGGCAGCCCCACAAGCGATAGCCCCCTTGTTCGCCTTGCTCCCTCTTTTGCCGAAGATACCGTCAAGTCTTGGGGTTGGCTAGCCCGGTGGGCATGCGCGGTGCAGTAGTCGCTGCGTGCAATGCACACCTTAGCTGGGATAAGCATTAGACCCGAAGAGAGTGGAGTGACCCACAGGCTTGTAGAGATTGACGAGGTGTCTGACACAAAGTCACGGCTGATCACCCCGCGCTCGGCTCTACATTTTACCCACATCGCATCTCGAACTTCTCCCTATCTcatcgcccacctcgccattGTCCGTCCCCCCACTCTGGGCAGTCATCACCTGGCTCGGTCccccgcgcgcacgcacgcacgcacgacgcacgcaaCACCTACGCTCTGCACGGCTAGACAAAAGTCAAAGCACATCAAAGACTGtctcaccatcaccaccaccaccgcgcccacctcAGTCATGG encodes the following:
- the FRO6 gene encoding Ferric reduction oxidase 6, translating into MVHIAGPVLDGKILPPEGIKAWHVHEKLQDKLTIVVVNWGIAASVLLVAGLMVLEFPRFSIRLYASLPQYRIVRKRRPAHAQSTTSEAWIEFDRELPPTPALPSSGGDLFRGWRLKSAAPTAHGARAIATTEPYPDAKPPARLQPRFHNLGYYAPLSKLLPSPFQSRVGLGQLWLMVAFGAISLVICIYRSDLSVPTAAKNWTGWDLNRTGLVCTAFIPVAVALGVRGNLVGLAIGKGYERIKVMHKWVGRVTVLIASVHSLLFVHKWIMDGTFIKNSSSHSGITGYVAWLAMLLMFFTSLPWFRKRWHGLFKFFHVVGILSLVMVGLHVAGAMPWVASAIALYGLSILISLFKMRYTKAYLVALKDCQMTLVSMPHITTGWRAGQHVRVRVPALGVRNFLHSHPFTIASAPDTAGLVLLCAAAGDWTKELRALAQTGDSEDKSDVGTYKHDVGILIEGPYGGPGNTLPASFTSIVLFAGGSGLSYAMGMAHDLVERSRTGAIAARTIDLVWTVRAEGTARPLIPTLAALVDDAQAWEEKILREVSRGAQHTVRAPALRIHVYVTRADGELTLVPRRFAPSSPLISPLPSPMFPPGRGGLASVSSSMSDLTLINNASVKNLTPKPHAPTSSYFSSARPSLSTSRPSLSVATDDSPEPIVDGVKSTLKASKGRPNVASIVADVTDEAITRQGRELSASTGVFVAACGPAPLVDDAREACRSLPAWKRHAVGGVDYEAEFFGF
- the aldA_2 gene encoding Aldehyde dehydrogenase; this translates as MPTHQEIDIPGQGKVKIPTGLFINNEWVDPVKGETFDTVNPATGEKLISVAHASKEDVDLAVKAARKAFKTTWGGNVAGTERAAVLFKLADLIERDAEKIGALESLNSGKGVRIAREADVADTVACFRYYAGLADKVFGQTIDTFGSEKFVYTLHQPIGVCGQIIPWNYPLLMWAWKVAPAVAAGCTIVMKPSELTPLTALLLCDYAKEAGFPPGVLNTVPGLGATTGDAISRHLDIDKVAFTGSVITGRRISIAAAESNLKKVTLELGGKSPMLIFDSADVEEAADWTAMGIWFNSGQDCCASSRVYVQEAVYDKFLAALKKRAEACAIGQPSDEKTSFGPLISAGQRDKVISYIESGKEQGARVVTGGQKWPQSNGGFWVEPTILADVKHGMKVVDEEIFGPVIVAASFKTEEEALELANNTTYGLAAAVFTNDARQMTRVSRALDAGTVWCNQYALLHAGVPFGGFKQSGIGRELGTYGIEAYTQVKAVQQNLSQKMEWPI